ggccaagcctccagttcgggtgtgaaagacaaaggcaaaaatattattgaggaagaagaggaagaagacaaagaaacaattgccgacttgttgaagcatagaagtcgacgcaatgaggctgatgttagtgctcgtgtggcaaaagaggctgaagaagctgaacgaaaacagaaggaagcccacgaccttcttgagagtaggaaaactctttttcctgcttgcactctcgagaggatgattaaagaagccattgacacaccaagtatcttgtggctggaacctgtaatctcttttgattgttccaatactgtcgactctcagtttgacatgccactgacccgaaaggcgtttatctttcatgccttctccaacgttgcagagttccctcatcctcatccacaggttgatcgggacttaatcgatttatatctgaaggctgctcaacctcagtatcagacttggagcgctcagaagattatcaacgttcgggtcttgaagccgtatactgaagggaacttcattaacattcggttcaaggtacttcggggatctgccaaaaccgaacatgccatttctcttgcagatcttccgaacctcaatccccatgattggataatcttgcacaacatccttctcaccaacgaagccgaatatggtccgatcatcgaccatctcaagaggatgctgatgtgctacatcatggaagttgcgctgatggatcaggagatagcaagcgtatttaagaagaaaccaaaaatatctcatgttggctctgccagtgatctgaaccaaatgcagatgggtagaattgactcaagaaggaattcagtcatgttcaccagaaacgaaggacagaaatgtctttttgccttggctgacaaacatctgtacactactgtttgcttagagcatgttttggggatcatccatagatgcaagcaaaactcagcggatgatgtcaagtacttcgatgacatgatacaatggtacattcggttcagacagactattctcgctcttatcacacgtctgtttgacaCCATaaagaaagttcccgctgctggcccaagcaagaagaagaagtagtctcgctccaatttgacgcaaaggaggagattgttgggtcgtttTTTGTATTAAGTATTGCATCTATTAGGCTCGGTTgttagtccgtttttgtatctccggtatgggcctgtccattcgTGAGTATAGTaaggtttattataaatataggtgcttgcatgcatcttaggttaacgatagtaacgatagatcagagcattattcagaagtttattattatcgttcttgtaaccctaaatcctctacagcggaagttttagtcgagctctgttgaggattgtttgaattaatcattcgacacattgtgattcaatcttgtcttgtttacTGTTTTCtgttcttcgcactacctgttacaaagatctaatcgatcatcaagtttatttaataatttatcaatgtggtagggtggggaactcactaagcttcgtgcttacggtttttagttttggtttcaggtacgtccggtagcggagggaagagctcggggtgatcgcatgacacacaccatagattagacagtctgggaatgtttactctgataacgaacatgtgttttggaaattaatactctgattatgttttggattgatgactttgctttaaataatgttttattaaaagaaatttttagtcttgaattttgggacgttacagaaattcataactttttgtaatttttccaatgatataaaattcgattttttttacgtcaaattcacaatgtgaatcttcgaaaattcacaacgtgaatccggattcacacggtgaatccgaaaaatatttttcacattcacaatgttaatatatgaatttagatatttttagattttttttccgaCAAAGAATAAActttagaaattgaaaaaaagatttgattccttgaagaaCTTATAATTatagttctctattgaacttttccctatatatatatatatatatatatatatatatatatatatatatatatatatatatatatatatatatatatatatatatatccttattttaataaataaataagtttattctaAATTTCACAATATTAGAAattttcattaatattatatgtcactTATCATGCCACATGTTAACCTATTAATTctttatttcaaatttaaaatttaaaatttttcactttaattaaattaaattaataattaattcttcatttcaaatttcacaATTACGTTcaattaataacattaaaataaaaaataaaattaatatatatatatattataaaatgatataattttatgtatttatttaaatcaacgattctaatttatataactaaaaaaatatcgctaaattaataatttatttaaaataatttatttgaaataatagaTTAATAATGTTGAGTTttactatgaaagtttaattaattttataatcgtgGATATTAAGGGTTAcaaattagtatatatatatatatatatatatatatatatatatatatatatatatatatatatatatatatatatatatatatatatatatatatgaaagaacAATAGAACAATGTTAAAAACCAATAAATAGACAACACATCACTAGAATTACATTTATAATATACTATATGAACTAGATAGGAACCCCCGCTTTGCGGGGGTCAGATTCGTCACTAATATAAAAAAAACTGACTAAATACATTATGTAAAAGATGGTGTCATCGTTTATCAGTCGTTCGTGatggaagtaggatgctatagTTGGTTGACTATGAGAGTATGATGCCTAAAAATGAAATAAAGTAAAAGTAAACTGAAATCTATTCTCTTTTTAAAACACATATGTTGGATTCTTAAAGCTACACACataaacaaaaacacatattcagAATTTAAGTATAATGATTAAATAAAGAATCATTTAGCCTCATTTACACACTATGCGTATGTTGACTTTTCATCTGTTTTTATCTATAAATTTCTTTTTCCGGCTAATTTTTGCGTACCATTGCTCATGTTATCCTCTTGTTCTTTTATCCTTTTTAAGTCTGCTTAAAACAAATCTCAGAAAGAAACAGATATGTACCCAGATTGAATTTATGTTGTGTTTTAATATTCGATGTTTGTGATTGATCTGTGATAGTTTAAATTCAGATCAAGCCCTATCATAGTCTTGAGTTCATGTGCTTTAGGACCAAACCATTGAACAACAATTTCTGCAATCTCTTTTGGTGACCTTGAAAATTTCCCATATCCATTTTCCACTACATAGGGTACATTTCCAACTTCCTGCACAATATCAGATTTCTAAGGTGTTGAGACAaagatgacaattttacccttgcaTTCTAGAATCAACTTTAATAAGAAAATTGCATGGTCAAATCGTTTAGAATGAAGGGGAGACCTCGGATCATGGCGTCTGCAATTGTGGCTGGACCACCGTATGAGACATGTAAAATTAACCAATAGCCCCTTTCAATCAAAAGATATAAAAAGAAAGACTAAAGAGCCAGTACCAGTTGATCAAACCCATGACATCTTTTGTGTGCCCAGTGAATTTGTTCATGACAAGTGGATCCGAAGGACATATTGCATTTGCTTGCAAAAAAAACTATACACAACCAAAGAAAAATGAAATTacatcaaaccaaataaagaaaagggtattttagacattttTTTTAAGAATGTGGTATAACAATTACTACCTGCTCGGCGAGTTTAGGTAAGTGACACCTAAAgattaaaaacaaataatttaatcATATTACACTTTGATAATATtatcattttttaatttaaataaaagaaaaaagataaaTTACCCAGGAAATAAGCGTGCAGCAGTTCAATAACCAGACATAGCTTGATCATCTGCTTCTTTGGGTGCATAAGCATTCCCATATCCTATCCAACCAGGGGCAAATATTCCTTCCAAGTTACCTGTAAGTGTTGTGAtagattaatcaaaaattaattaattaatcaaaaatcaaaaataggaTGAAACCTTTTAAGTTACCTATGAAGTGTTGTGATAGATAATGGGCAAGAGCAGCTTCACCATGGAGGATTTTAGCGCCACTCCCAACTGCCTCCTCATCAACAACCACACCATCTATTATATCTTTACCTGTTCTTTCATTAGGAATCTGCATTACATTTATAAATTATCATTCTATTTCTATCATttcattataaaaagaaaaaaaataatacagTAGTAATCTTTAGACACAAACCTCATACATGGCATCCATCAATATGTTTTCCAATAACGCCCTCAGACCACGGCCCCAGTGTTCTTAGTTATTGCTTTTCTTGCAATTAATCTCAAAGCACTTTCTGTATAGTGTAGGTTAACCTGcaaaaaataataaacaattacAACTAACATTTTTCATTAGTAAATCTATTGACTGTTGAGATGAAAGAATACTTAGTTGATTCATCTGAAATAACTTGTTGTACCGTTTCCCCAATGCATTCTTTGGCTGAGGTAGCACctacaaaacattatttcttaTTCATCCACATTACTTTACCCATAGTATAAAGGACTTATTGAGAACAAAAAGAAACACACCTACCAAAAGTAGTTAATTAATGCCTACAGTTAATGAAAAGGTACCGGGACAGTTTGAGGCTTTGTAAGAGCTAATAAGTTGTCAAGAATTGGAAACCTTCCAACAAATTCAGGTATCAGACCATATGCAATAAGATCACTACTTTCAACCTAACAAAAATAAACACACTAACAAATTCAGGTATCATAACTCACTGATATTCTACGGCTCAAGTAACAGAGAATGTAAAAAATGGTTAAAGAACATCATCTGTAGAAAAAAAATGTACAAAAAAGAAGTAATATGTATGTATTTCATCACAAAAGAGCGGATTTTacatttaaacaaatgcttcagAAAGGGTAATTATACCTCACACACGAATCGATGGTTTCGAGTCCGTATAAACATGATGTGAGAAGACGATTTTACCTGCAAGTAATCCATGTAAAAGAGGTGAACTAAAAACtacaaaaaaattaattaattaccttTGGCATCATGAATGATTGCATTATGCCCTAATCGAGTTTGTTTGCACTTTCCGGTGGTCGGCACCGTCACGACGGCTGCCCTCCTTTTTTTCCGAAGGTAGAGCAAACAGGGAGAGGCGGTGGAGGAAACATTGACAAGGAGCGGAGGGATTAAACTAAGTCCATAAGTAGATATACCACCAACGATCCGACCAcgttgttgtttccctgttgaACTAAAGAGGATAAATCGATTTTGGTTTGGAGTAGCAGGGGTGAGATAACCGAAGTTATTAATAGAGAAAGACAAAAAGAAAATATGAAACAGTGGAGGGCCGACGAACGCACCTGGCCAGCCGGTCTCTTTTTCGTCGATTCTGATTTCCTTTTCTTCGATTGAACATCACAAAACCAACACGGGACCAACAATTTTTCCTTCCTCCCAACCCCGGAAGATGTGGAATCGATGCCCTCTATTTTTAGAAGTCGGATCGATGGATACTGTAGTAGAGTTTTGgatgagtttagagagagaaagtgggtttTGGAGGCATCGGTACGGTCGAAAGCCACCGGTGAAGGAGGAAGTTTGATTTTGAGAAGCAATGTATGAGAGATTTCTTGAACGACTGAGAAACAGGAGAAGGAAAATAGGATTCTATCGGTATACAAAAGAAACAGAGGTGGTGATGGAAAAACCTGGCGATATGCTATTGGATATGAGAAGCAGTGGATTATAAATGGAAGACACGTGTGTGTATGTGACACCGAGTTTTATGTCACGTGTCCACAAAAGAATACACATATTCGCAAAACACCCCCTCCAAAAAAAATTAGGTCTTGCGACAAAAATTCTTAGAACATTAGAGGGACCATTCTTGGCAAAATAACAACACTTTACTGTTGAAATCCATCACATCTTGCTAAGGCAATAGATGAAGGGTCAATTATGCCAAACCTTAGCTACTTTACTGTAGCTAAGATTggataattttaatatattgtatAATGATCCTTGTACAGTATATCAATTACCATATATTTACTTTCCATCATAGTTTAGAAATGACTTTATATTGTAATTTTCATTCTGACGGTTAGTGTAGTATTTTAACCTGATATTTAATTACAAttatatttgatttttaaaaatgataaaaaaaagtgGAAACTAGATTCTATAGAAAACCATAAATGAGAAGTCAGTTTCTAAATTTTTAAAAGATGCATAGTTGTATATCATTTTTGAAAAGTGAGTTTCtagatttttttaataatatgaTAAAAGGTGATATTGGTAAATTTAATTAACGGATAATATAAAGAATATAACTTGAGATTTCATCTTGTTCCCCATTGTTAACAATGTTAATTGATGAATGCGTATTTATATATAACCGTTAGAATTAGAACGTGGGTTTATTTGATTTCGGTGATTGTGAGTTTATTTGATTTAGATTTATGGTTGATTTGATTTTGAGTTAGATTTTGTGTATGAGTTTATAATCCTTAATTTTGGATTATATATGAAAATTAACTCACACTATAAGGACCAGTTTATCCATTAATCAATAAATTAATGTGTCACTTCTTAATTGGTTTTTACACTTGTAACTCTAATGTTTAATTTTTATTGACCATACCATGAAGGGTAACCATGAAGAACCCAAATTACTCACATGAAAATTAGGTTGTTATGGAATTAGGATAATAATGGCAAACCCAAAGGTTATAGGAGGGTGGTTTCTAGATATGGGTTTCATTTGTTAATGGTTGGATTAGGCAGGCAATACAAGATGTTATCGCTAAAGGGGGTGTTCTACGAAGGAAAACAATGTTTAATGATGTCATTATTAAATGGAACGAAGGCCGAAGGTGGTGAATGTTAATCCATAAATGGTTTTAATGTGATGttgaattatttaattattaatatatattagtttaatATTTCGAAATGCAAAATTCCGTTAGGATATTTACGGTTcattaaatattttaaagtttAATGTACTGTTAcatctttattatatttttcataaaactatataaaaatatttatgcaATGTACtgaattttataaagtttaatgAAACCTATATATAAGAATTAAAATACTTTccttttttcctatttaaaaGTTCAACGGTCATTGAGCATAATAGTCATTGAACGCCAAGCGTCATACAAATGCAGAGTTTAATATATTGAAGAGTAAATAGAAAATTTATTGAAGGCCAAACGTCATACAAATGTAGAGTTTAATCTATTGAAGAGTAAATAGAAAATGTAAAATCTTGATTTAAAAAGTTAGACTTTGCAATTAGACCTGAAGTATTCTAAAATATAAAAACAATGTAGTTAACTAATTTGTAATATTATTAACCCTTTTAAAATTCAAATCGAACGATTATGTACCCAAATTCAAGTAAATCAACTCATGTTAACTTTaaggaaaaataattattatggaTTAAGATAGTTGAATTTTGTTTGTAATATTTACAGTAGTTGTTCATGCCTTGATCAAATAGGACGTTAATATGAATTATTCGTTCGTTTCTGTGGTAAGATTTAGGCTTTGTTTGACATATATAAGCTAATTCTTTTTAGCTTATAGAAATTCAGTGATGGATGAAACCATCAAAATAATTTATCTTTGTTATAAAATTTAGTATTCATTTAAAGCCAAATCGAAAACTGCCAAGATGAAAATTTTGACATAGCTTAAAtgaataatgtatttttttaataCTCAATCTTCATAGACTCAAAGTGATTTATTAAAGAGAAAGTTAAACAAAAGTCACTAAGTTTACAAAGAAGTTCGATTTCACACTGTGAtttttttttgtctcaaattAAACATATTGTTAACCAAAttattacaattctgaccactaaACAGGTTAACTATGTTGCCAGCTAATGTGGCATGTTGATGTGTGTGGTGTTGATGAAGTGACAAGATAACAATACTACTTCTTGCCATCATATTTTGGGTgtcaacattaaaaaaaaaatacaatgtcaaaatcgaattttcataaaaatttaaTGCTTTTTTATGGAATTTAGTCTTTAGTTGCATATGTCCTGCTTCACAACttaaaaaaagttatatatatatatatatatatatatatatatatatatatatatatatatatatatatatatatatattgtgagtgATTATCTTTCGCTCTCAGttacacacacaacacacacacacacactctctttctcactctctctctctctctctctctctctctctatatatatatatatatatatatatatatatatatatagagagagagagagagagagagagagttgtgtGTGTAAGCGAAAGATAATCACTCACACATAAAACAAATattaatatgtatataaatatgttCTTACAAAATACATCAAAAGCATAGGCTCAAAATACACATGTGTGAATAATTCCAAAATTAAATACATCTCCACATATGTTTTTAAATATGATATACTAAAACACGTTTACTTGTtaaaaaaatgaattaaaaatacATATTAGATATGCATTAGATACATTCTAACCCAATGGTTTAAGTGAGAGAGagatactcattcacacatataaaaaaattattaatatgtATATGAAATGTTCCTACAAAATACATTAAAAGCATAGGCTCAAAATATACATATGtgaataatttcaaaattaaatacATCTccacatatatttttaaatatgatATACTAAAACACGTTTACTTGTTAAAAAAACGAATTAAAAATACATATTAGATATGTATTAGATACATTCTAACCTAATGGTATTTTTCTTCTTCCTTTAAATGAGAAATCTCAGAAAAGTTCTACTATTTTGGTTGAgtttatgaaaaaaataataaattctaTTTTGTTAACAAAAATCTCCTAGTTTTCTGATAAAAATTTCAAATCAACTATTTTTTCAAAGTAAACTATTTTTTATCTGGTTATTGTtagaaaagtctcattattttgtaAGTTTATAAAGAAATATTACATTTAATTACTTCACCACTTTTAGTCTTTTacaaaaaatctgaaaatttatTATTCTAAAAAATTGCATGGTgataacaattattattattttcaggATTATTTTTTATGATATAAATAGAAAAGGAAATTGGTGTCTTTTGTACAAACTAGGTCGGAAGCATGTCCATCATCACATCACTTTACATTGTAACACTAGTTTCAAGACATGATCTAATTTATTACACTACATGTTAAAGGTTAAGAGTTTTGGGTTTTCGGGGGCTTGTCGCATCTATAGTCATTCATTGGTGCGGATTATGAGCTGCCTTGTCATTGGTAAATAATTTTTTATACGAACATAACTATTGGCTTTCCTTTAACATAATTTTAGGTTCATTATAATAAGGTGTTCGACACAAATTTGAATATCTTATAATACTTGTAGCATAAATTTTTGTAAGAAATGGATTATATAGAAGATGATGAATTTAATTGATGCTAACATTTCGAAAAAATTGGTTATATAGGATATGGATTCTTAGTTTTATAGCACTTACGGATTTTATTCCAATGCATAATTTGTACCATGAAAATTTTCTTTCGTGAAAGAGTAGAAGAgttgaagtattttattatattttttctgACTTTTTAATAAGCTGGGCAAAATAATTGAACTTTTTTTGAGGTAACCGGATAAAAAATATTTACcggtaaaaaaaattgatttaaataTTTTTCGGGTTATCGACACGTTTTGTTAACACTATAAAATTTAGAAGATTTTTATAAAATAGACCAaaatattgaaacttttcaaaagatTCCTTCTTTAAATTGGTAGTTCAAGTCCCATTTGAAAcactaataaaattaaaaatagcaTACGAGAAC
The genomic region above belongs to Lactuca sativa cultivar Salinas chromosome 4, Lsat_Salinas_v11, whole genome shotgun sequence and contains:
- the LOC111889066 gene encoding LOW QUALITY PROTEIN: CLP protease regulatory subunit CLPX1, mitochondrial (The sequence of the model RefSeq protein was modified relative to this genomic sequence to represent the inferred CDS: inserted 1 base in 1 codon), which translates into the protein MQSFMMPKVKSSSHIMFIRTRNHRFVCEVESSDLIAYGLIPEFVGRFPILDNLLALTKPQTVPVLPQPKNALGKRYNKLFQMNQLSLHYTESALRLIARKAITKNTGXRGLRALLENILMDAMYEIPNERTGKDIIDGVVVDEEAVGSGAKILHGEAALAHYLSQHFIGNLKGFILFLIFD